In Pseudobacter ginsenosidimutans, the following are encoded in one genomic region:
- a CDS encoding aldehyde dehydrogenase: protein MAVLTISESIQQMRAWFNSGATRSYEFRVKQLKALDEAIKKFEDEIHQALYADLRKSPEESWVTETGFVHSEIRYNLKHLKQWMQPQSAGTNLLNFPSSSYILQEPLGVVLIMGAWNYPFQLLIAPLISAIAAGNCAVLKPSEHAPATAAVMKKLIRSVFSDQYVLYAEGDGAEVVPLMMNNFRFDHVFYTGGGAVGKLVYKMAAEKLVPVTLELGGKSPAIVEEDADIRVAARRIAVTKFSNAGQMCIAPDYVLVHHSRKDALVNALKVTITGFYSGDASTDYGYGRIINAKQFSRIEAYLQQGRILHGGKTNADSLYIEPTIMDEVPLDAPLMQEEIFGPVLPVIGFEHASEALQIIGRNPEPLALYLFTKSKKQEAYYFGNISFGGGCVNNTSWHFTNPHLPFGGRGGSGIGAYHGKTGFDTFTHRKAIMKTPLWFDPAMKYPPFKGKMNLFKKIIR, encoded by the coding sequence ATGGCAGTATTGACCATTTCCGAATCCATTCAGCAAATGCGTGCCTGGTTCAACAGTGGAGCCACAAGATCCTATGAGTTCCGGGTGAAGCAATTGAAAGCGCTGGATGAAGCCATCAAAAAGTTTGAAGATGAGATCCATCAGGCGCTATATGCCGATCTCAGAAAAAGTCCGGAAGAAAGCTGGGTAACGGAAACCGGATTTGTACACAGTGAGATCAGGTACAATCTCAAACACCTGAAGCAATGGATGCAACCTCAGTCTGCCGGGACCAATCTGCTGAATTTTCCATCATCCAGTTATATCCTGCAGGAGCCGTTGGGAGTGGTATTGATCATGGGCGCCTGGAACTATCCTTTTCAATTGCTCATCGCTCCACTGATCAGTGCAATTGCTGCAGGTAATTGTGCAGTGCTCAAACCCAGTGAACATGCACCGGCTACAGCAGCAGTGATGAAAAAGCTGATCCGCTCTGTGTTCTCTGACCAGTATGTTCTGTATGCGGAAGGAGATGGCGCTGAAGTGGTGCCACTGATGATGAATAATTTCAGGTTCGATCATGTCTTCTATACCGGTGGCGGAGCTGTAGGCAAGCTGGTGTATAAAATGGCAGCGGAAAAATTGGTGCCTGTAACGCTGGAGCTGGGCGGCAAAAGTCCTGCGATAGTAGAAGAAGATGCAGATATCAGGGTGGCGGCACGCCGTATTGCAGTTACAAAGTTCTCGAATGCAGGGCAGATGTGCATCGCGCCGGATTATGTGCTGGTGCATCACAGCAGGAAAGATGCATTGGTAAATGCATTGAAAGTAACCATCACCGGTTTTTATTCAGGAGATGCATCCACAGATTATGGCTATGGAAGGATCATCAATGCAAAACAATTCTCCCGGATAGAGGCTTATCTCCAACAGGGGCGTATCCTTCATGGTGGCAAAACCAATGCAGATTCGCTTTACATCGAACCCACTATTATGGATGAGGTGCCGCTGGATGCACCATTGATGCAGGAAGAAATTTTCGGACCTGTATTGCCGGTGATCGGATTTGAACATGCGTCGGAGGCATTGCAGATCATCGGGAGAAACCCTGAACCGCTGGCACTCTACCTGTTCACCAAAAGCAAGAAGCAGGAGGCATACTACTTCGGCAATATTTCTTTCGGTGGCGGCTGTGTGAACAATACGAGCTGGCATTTTACCAATCCCCATTTGCCTTTTGGTGGGAGAGGCGGAAGTGGTATTGGCGCCTATCATGGCAAAACGGGCTTCGATACATTCACACACCGGAAGGCCATCATGAAAACACCCCTCTGGTTTGACCCCGCTATGAAATATCCGCCATTCAAAGGCAAAATGAATTTATTCAAAAAGATCATCCGGTAA
- a CDS encoding GntP family permease, whose translation MTPSFLQVLICLILGIVLIIILTARYRVHAFFALLLACFVVGVGVQMPVPDILKHSKDGFGNIMRSLGFVIVLGTTLGGLLEYTGCTRVMADFILRKTGEKRAPLAMSLTGFIVGLPIFCDSGYIVLSGLNQSIAKKTGIAMSIMAVSLATGLYAVHCLLPPHPGAAAAAGTIGVEFGKLISIGVLVAIPAMLVGYWWALYAGKKWPGESNGQADHVHKAEEPMASRPSVIAAFLPVVVPILLIALHSFFVMEQSSDSGWHAIINVIGVPEVALSIGVLLAFAAGRNWKRDTVGRLLSESAEKAGGILVIIGGGGAFGAVLAATGLGKHLGSMESLASLGLFFPFLLTAVLKTAQGSSTVAIITTASIVLPSCRHSALIRKMEN comes from the coding sequence ATGACCCCTTCTTTTTTGCAGGTACTTATTTGCCTTATCCTGGGAATAGTACTGATCATTATCCTGACCGCACGATATCGCGTGCATGCTTTTTTTGCCTTATTGCTTGCCTGCTTTGTAGTGGGCGTTGGCGTGCAAATGCCCGTACCTGATATTCTGAAACATTCCAAAGATGGATTTGGGAATATCATGCGCTCGCTCGGTTTTGTGATTGTGCTGGGAACTACCCTGGGTGGGCTCCTGGAGTATACCGGCTGCACGCGTGTAATGGCAGATTTCATTCTTCGTAAAACTGGAGAAAAGCGGGCTCCATTGGCGATGAGCCTTACCGGCTTTATTGTAGGGCTTCCAATATTCTGTGATTCTGGCTATATCGTACTTAGTGGCCTGAACCAATCCATTGCGAAGAAAACGGGCATAGCTATGTCTATCATGGCTGTATCACTGGCAACAGGTCTATATGCAGTGCATTGCCTGCTGCCACCGCATCCTGGTGCAGCTGCAGCAGCAGGAACCATTGGTGTGGAGTTCGGCAAACTGATCAGCATTGGTGTGCTGGTGGCCATACCCGCTATGCTTGTCGGGTATTGGTGGGCGTTATATGCGGGAAAGAAATGGCCGGGAGAATCAAACGGGCAGGCGGACCATGTACATAAAGCGGAGGAGCCCATGGCTTCCAGGCCTTCAGTAATAGCAGCTTTCCTGCCGGTTGTTGTTCCCATTCTCCTGATAGCCCTGCACTCTTTTTTTGTTATGGAACAGAGTTCTGATTCCGGCTGGCATGCAATCATAAATGTGATCGGAGTACCCGAAGTGGCATTGTCGATCGGCGTATTGCTGGCATTTGCTGCAGGCCGCAATTGGAAAAGGGACACGGTTGGCAGGTTGCTGTCAGAAAGTGCTGAGAAGGCGGGCGGTATCCTGGTGATCATCGGCGGAGGCGGGGCATTCGGAGCTGTGCTGGCTGCAACAGGCCTGGGCAAACACCTGGGAAGCATGGAATCGCTTGCAAGCCTGGGATTGTTCTTTCCATTCCTGCTCACAGCTGTGTTGAAAACAGCACAGGGTTCTTCAACTGTAGCCATCATCACTACTGCATCCATTGTACTGCCCTCTTGCCGGCACTCGGCCTTGATTCGGAAAATGGAAAACTGA
- a CDS encoding GntT/GntP/DsdX family permease, whose product MPALGLDSENGKLITVLSMGAGSMVISHANDAYFWVIAKFSGLDMRTMLRVYTLASLWMGLITILIVYILSLFLLH is encoded by the coding sequence TTGCCGGCACTCGGCCTTGATTCGGAAAATGGAAAACTGATCACGGTACTTTCGATGGGTGCAGGTTCCATGGTGATCTCACATGCCAATGATGCCTATTTCTGGGTGATCGCTAAATTTTCGGGCCTCGATATGCGAACCATGTTACGTGTGTATACCCTGGCATCTCTTTGGATGGGATTGATCACGATCCTGATCGTTTATATTTTATCATTATTCTTATTACACTGA
- a CDS encoding M20/M25/M40 family metallo-hydrolase, with product MNRLLVSMLSSLILLNSCAGNGQQAKPTPRPLYATVKLDSAQLINDLQFLSSPALEGRLVGTEGNKQARNYIAARFDSLQLAAPDSGRFQSFPARNKATGVNVLGIIKGSQYPDQYYVLSAHYDHLGKKGDKIYTGADDNASGTAALLAMAAWFKQHPPKHSIIFATFDAEEGGLMGSKYFAENPSVAISNIVFNLNMDMVSRNDKNEIYASGTFHYPFLSKYIDSIRPLTSVTVSLGHDDASKGASDDWTSQSDHFAFHKKNIPFIYFGVEDHPDYHQPTDSFEKVNKHFYYQVCNMIAATAVLIDDQQQLK from the coding sequence ATGAACCGATTACTGGTATCCATGCTCAGCAGCCTTATCCTGCTAAATTCCTGCGCCGGCAATGGCCAGCAGGCAAAACCAACTCCCCGGCCATTGTACGCCACCGTGAAACTGGATAGCGCACAACTGATCAACGATCTTCAATTCCTTTCTTCGCCGGCACTGGAAGGAAGACTGGTAGGTACCGAAGGCAATAAACAGGCGCGGAATTATATCGCTGCCCGCTTCGATTCCCTGCAACTGGCAGCGCCCGATTCCGGCCGCTTTCAATCATTCCCCGCCAGGAACAAAGCCACTGGCGTGAATGTACTCGGTATCATCAAAGGCTCTCAATATCCTGATCAGTATTATGTGCTCTCCGCACACTACGATCACCTGGGAAAGAAAGGAGACAAGATCTATACAGGCGCAGACGATAATGCTTCCGGTACTGCTGCATTGCTGGCCATGGCCGCATGGTTCAAACAACACCCTCCTAAACATAGTATCATCTTCGCAACCTTCGATGCTGAAGAAGGTGGATTGATGGGGTCGAAATATTTTGCGGAAAACCCTTCTGTAGCTATTTCAAATATCGTGTTCAACCTGAACATGGATATGGTGAGCAGGAACGATAAGAATGAGATCTATGCCTCCGGTACTTTTCATTACCCCTTTCTTTCAAAATACATCGACAGCATACGCCCACTTACAAGCGTAACCGTTTCACTGGGACACGACGATGCCTCCAAAGGCGCTTCCGATGACTGGACTTCACAGTCTGACCATTTTGCCTTTCACAAGAAAAACATTCCCTTTATTTATTTCGGAGTGGAAGATCACCCGGACTATCATCAGCCAACTGATAGCTTCGAAAAAGTGAATAAGCACTTTTATTACCAGGTGTGCAATATGATCGCAGCCACGGCAGTGCTGATAGATGATCAGCAACAATTGAAATAG
- a CDS encoding HEPN domain-containing protein, protein MLQYQPSPALDQLVRTLHQAVAIDKIYLLGVATDNLPVNSIFRPFFHGEEPAAGYFLLLLTRPGEKKSDDVIQDMLEQRNRLRMPVNLIVHPVKVFYQWLKAGQAFAIQVVNKAPLLYNAGITNLPAPGYDNLKEHLVNQESQAQKGYDRSVAFLSGARQFIERQQFNLAAFLLHQASEHACMSFVLQSTGLRTGTHNIDKLLRYSTMMGNALNSIFPRTTAEDIELFRLLQKAYIHGRYKEDYMISEEQILILAARVEKLVRRFCPDADLSQRMVEEAAVPWPSRSGKLKKAGRGGRSKLPAGKAAVNILQDQYQKKYDHQYCTYGKIDATSAEYLSFLIEGS, encoded by the coding sequence ATGTTACAATATCAACCATCTCCGGCACTGGATCAACTGGTGAGGACACTGCATCAGGCAGTAGCCATCGATAAAATTTATCTTTTGGGAGTTGCTACGGACAACCTGCCGGTCAACTCCATCTTCCGTCCCTTTTTTCATGGAGAGGAGCCTGCTGCAGGTTACTTTCTTTTATTGCTTACGAGGCCGGGGGAGAAAAAGTCAGACGATGTTATTCAGGATATGCTGGAGCAGCGGAACCGTTTACGCATGCCTGTTAACCTGATTGTACATCCTGTAAAAGTATTTTATCAATGGCTGAAAGCCGGACAGGCTTTTGCTATCCAGGTGGTGAATAAGGCGCCGCTCCTGTACAATGCAGGGATCACCAATTTACCTGCTCCCGGTTATGACAATTTAAAGGAGCACCTTGTCAACCAGGAATCGCAGGCACAGAAAGGCTATGATCGAAGTGTTGCTTTTCTTTCCGGGGCAAGGCAATTCATAGAAAGGCAACAGTTCAACCTGGCTGCCTTTCTCCTCCACCAGGCTTCTGAACATGCCTGCATGTCGTTTGTGTTGCAAAGTACCGGCTTAAGAACGGGCACACATAATATAGATAAGTTGCTGCGTTATTCTACCATGATGGGAAATGCATTGAATAGTATCTTTCCCAGAACCACTGCAGAGGATATAGAGTTATTCCGGTTATTGCAGAAAGCGTATATACATGGTCGATATAAAGAAGATTATATGATCTCGGAAGAGCAGATACTGATCCTGGCAGCAAGGGTGGAAAAACTGGTGCGCAGGTTTTGTCCGGATGCAGACCTGTCGCAGCGAATGGTGGAAGAAGCAGCAGTGCCCTGGCCCTCCCGGTCCGGCAAACTTAAAAAGGCCGGGCGGGGAGGCCGGAGCAAATTGCCGGCGGGGAAAGCTGCCGTTAATATCTTACAGGATCAATATCAGAAGAAGTATGATCACCAGTATTGCACCTACGGAAAGATAGATGCCACCTCTGCCGAATACCTTAGCTTCCTTATTGAGGGATCTTAA
- a CDS encoding SusD/RagB family nutrient-binding outer membrane lipoprotein, with product MKKTTFIQLIAVLLVMGTGCTKFEDDLNINPNLPAKAANSQLLTYAINQIPAYLEAPTPNLYAQYWSEKPYTDASRYLTVNFDFYGIYSGALMNLKTILDSKEFNITEGSKENQLAVARILRAWFYWHATDRWGDIPYTEALQGKENFTPGYTSQKDIYYDLLKELKEAAAQISDADPVKGDILFKGEMGNWKKLANSMRLIMALRLSKIDEVKGKTEFADAATGGLIDDNSESAVFIHLANAANQSYWYYVYTVQSRIWYWASEPVVDYLKNLHDPRLPVYADTVSDGSKGYKGVPYGLDGNAVGLIPTATVSPTGVHIRTQNAPCYILTNAQVKFALAEAAKINWIGGGDAVAEQHYKAGVEASIRQWVRNSFKDYNDKVQKQVEAVPYSRDDKGDTTGLAAYLAQPEVAYTPAEALKRIGYQRWLHLYSNGYEAWAEWRRTGFPVLTPAPNNNNTPIPRRQGYPVKEQNINGENYSNAVNNQPGLNGKDDLTGRVWWDKP from the coding sequence ATGAAAAAAACAACATTCATCCAACTGATTGCGGTATTGCTGGTAATGGGAACAGGTTGTACCAAATTTGAAGATGATCTCAATATCAATCCCAACCTGCCTGCGAAGGCTGCAAATTCTCAATTGCTCACATACGCTATCAACCAGATACCGGCTTATCTCGAAGCCCCTACACCCAACCTGTATGCGCAATACTGGTCAGAGAAGCCTTATACCGATGCAAGCAGGTATCTTACTGTCAATTTCGATTTTTACGGGATCTATTCAGGTGCATTGATGAACCTGAAAACAATCCTGGATTCAAAAGAGTTCAACATCACTGAAGGCTCCAAAGAAAATCAACTGGCCGTGGCAAGGATCCTCCGTGCATGGTTCTACTGGCATGCTACAGACCGCTGGGGGGATATTCCTTATACGGAAGCATTGCAGGGTAAAGAAAATTTTACACCCGGCTACACCAGCCAGAAGGATATTTACTATGACCTGCTGAAAGAGCTGAAAGAAGCAGCCGCGCAGATCAGTGATGCAGATCCTGTCAAAGGCGATATTCTGTTCAAAGGTGAAATGGGCAACTGGAAAAAACTTGCCAATTCAATGCGGCTCATTATGGCGCTTCGTCTTTCAAAGATCGATGAAGTAAAAGGCAAGACTGAATTTGCCGATGCAGCTACTGGCGGTCTGATAGATGATAATTCAGAAAGTGCAGTGTTCATACACCTGGCCAATGCTGCCAATCAAAGCTATTGGTATTATGTTTACACTGTTCAGAGCCGTATCTGGTACTGGGCCAGTGAACCTGTTGTTGATTATCTGAAGAACCTGCATGATCCTCGTTTGCCTGTCTATGCCGATACCGTGAGTGATGGAAGCAAAGGGTACAAAGGAGTACCATATGGCCTGGATGGAAATGCTGTTGGTCTGATCCCAACAGCTACAGTATCTCCAACGGGGGTGCATATACGAACACAGAATGCTCCCTGCTATATCCTTACCAATGCCCAGGTAAAATTTGCACTGGCGGAAGCTGCAAAGATCAACTGGATCGGCGGTGGAGATGCAGTGGCAGAGCAACATTACAAAGCGGGCGTGGAAGCGTCGATACGGCAATGGGTAAGGAACAGTTTTAAAGATTATAATGACAAAGTGCAGAAACAGGTAGAGGCAGTTCCTTACAGCAGAGATGATAAAGGTGATACTACCGGTTTGGCGGCTTACCTGGCGCAGCCGGAAGTTGCTTACACACCAGCTGAAGCATTGAAGCGGATCGGTTACCAGCGCTGGTTACATCTTTATTCAAATGGCTATGAAGCATGGGCGGAATGGAGAAGAACAGGATTCCCTGTGCTGACTCCTGCACCCAATAACAATAACACACCTATTCCACGCAGACAGGGCTACCCTGTGAAGGAGCAGAACATCAATGGAGAGAACTACAGCAACGCTGTGAATAACCAGCCGGGGCTGAATGGAAAAGATGATCTGACAGGACGCGTGTGGTGGGACAAACCTTGA
- a CDS encoding glutathione peroxidase → MTIRQRIMKFLYPLLMKLTKATGKNSKVLHNTNDQPMTSIYDLSVQLNNGKELNLGQYKGKKLLLVNTASNCGYTNQYDDLQALYKKFSGNLEIIGFPANDFHEQEKGTDEEIAQFCKINFGVTFPLVKKSVVVPASDQHPVYKWLTNKEENGWNEQAPTWNFSKYLLDENGHLTDYFDPSVSPLSNEVVTAVEKKASA, encoded by the coding sequence ATGACTATCAGGCAGCGCATCATGAAATTCCTGTATCCTTTGCTGATGAAGCTCACCAAAGCAACCGGAAAGAATTCAAAAGTATTGCATAACACAAATGATCAACCGATGACTTCCATATATGATCTCAGCGTTCAGCTCAATAACGGTAAAGAATTGAATCTCGGACAGTACAAAGGCAAAAAACTATTACTGGTGAACACTGCTTCCAATTGCGGTTATACCAATCAGTATGATGACCTGCAGGCCCTGTACAAGAAATTCTCCGGTAACCTGGAGATCATCGGTTTTCCCGCCAATGATTTCCACGAACAGGAAAAGGGTACGGATGAAGAGATCGCGCAGTTCTGTAAGATCAATTTTGGTGTTACCTTTCCTTTGGTGAAAAAATCAGTAGTAGTGCCCGCGTCTGATCAGCATCCGGTCTACAAATGGCTGACGAATAAAGAAGAGAATGGCTGGAATGAGCAGGCTCCTACCTGGAATTTTTCCAAATACCTGTTGGATGAGAACGGTCATCTGACAGATTATTTCGATCCCTCCGTGTCTCCCCTGAGTAATGAAGTAGTGACTGCCGTGGAAAAGAAAGCATCGGCGTAA
- a CDS encoding nucleoside deaminase produces MSNTDEQYMQQALREAHRAYEAGEIPVGAIVVMNNRIIAKGYNQVELLKDPTAHAEIIALTSAFNFLGSKYLPDATLYVTVEPCLMCAGALYWSKISRIVWGADDEKNGHQRITGENWPFHPKTTITRGILKEECAELMKNFFKDRR; encoded by the coding sequence ATGTCCAATACAGACGAACAATATATGCAACAGGCACTTCGTGAAGCGCACCGCGCTTATGAAGCCGGAGAGATCCCTGTTGGCGCCATTGTGGTGATGAACAATCGCATCATTGCCAAAGGATATAACCAGGTTGAATTATTAAAAGATCCCACAGCTCATGCAGAGATCATAGCACTTACTTCCGCATTCAATTTTCTAGGCTCCAAATACCTGCCGGACGCAACGCTGTACGTTACTGTTGAGCCCTGCCTGATGTGTGCCGGCGCTTTGTACTGGAGCAAGATCAGCCGGATTGTCTGGGGAGCCGATGATGAAAAGAACGGGCATCAGCGCATCACGGGAGAGAACTGGCCCTTCCATCCAAAGACCACTATCACACGTGGCATCCTGAAGGAAGAATGCGCCGAACTGATGAAGAATTTCTTCAAGGACAGGAGATAA
- a CDS encoding glycerate kinase translates to MRVLIAPNSFKNSLDAEEVAGAIREGLEESYLQVTCELFPVADGGDGTATLLMQHLNARPVEVMVQGPKAEEIKATYGWLPSTATAIIEMAAASGLRLLPVSERDPLHCSSNGTGELIAHALNQGATSILLCIGGSATVDGGSGILQALGYRFLDKSDQELLFMPERLQKLAYIDTSKAHARLRECSIIILCDVKNRLLGEQGAARVFGPQKGADKEGVEKLEAALQQFRDVVLKQTGRDMAGLEHGGAAGGTAAGLAIILDAELKNGTDEFLEMTNFNKALELADLVITGEGSLDEQTLHGKAPYGVAVRARALNIPVIGLAGRVPLLKEPVMEPYFDAILPIGNEPAELEQAFRNTKLNLVRTANQLGNLLACKTEKVKTCKLQSNSLHGSIDHFRIHSANACLVQQWSHKIL, encoded by the coding sequence ATGCGCGTACTTATAGCTCCAAATTCATTCAAGAACAGTCTCGACGCAGAAGAAGTGGCAGGCGCTATCCGCGAAGGACTGGAAGAAAGCTATCTGCAGGTTACCTGTGAGCTTTTCCCTGTTGCAGACGGAGGCGATGGCACGGCCACGCTGTTGATGCAACACCTGAATGCAAGACCAGTTGAAGTGATGGTACAGGGACCCAAAGCAGAAGAAATAAAAGCCACTTACGGTTGGTTGCCCTCCACTGCCACAGCTATCATCGAAATGGCTGCAGCATCTGGATTACGGCTCTTGCCGGTTTCGGAAAGAGACCCGCTGCATTGCAGCTCCAACGGAACTGGCGAACTGATTGCCCATGCACTCAACCAGGGGGCCACTTCCATCCTTCTTTGTATCGGTGGCAGTGCCACGGTAGACGGAGGTTCGGGCATCCTGCAGGCGCTGGGCTATCGTTTTCTCGACAAAAGTGACCAGGAACTGCTCTTCATGCCTGAGCGATTACAGAAACTGGCATATATCGATACCTCAAAAGCGCATGCGCGTTTGCGTGAGTGCAGCATCATCATTCTGTGCGATGTGAAAAACAGGCTGCTGGGCGAGCAGGGTGCAGCCCGTGTGTTTGGTCCACAGAAAGGAGCCGACAAAGAAGGCGTGGAAAAGCTGGAAGCCGCCCTGCAGCAATTCAGGGATGTGGTGCTGAAGCAAACCGGCAGGGATATGGCAGGTCTGGAACATGGTGGCGCAGCAGGCGGTACCGCAGCAGGGCTGGCAATAATACTGGATGCAGAACTGAAGAACGGTACTGATGAATTCCTTGAAATGACCAATTTCAATAAAGCCCTGGAGCTGGCTGACCTGGTGATCACCGGCGAAGGAAGCCTGGATGAACAAACCCTGCACGGGAAAGCGCCATATGGCGTAGCAGTAAGGGCACGGGCATTGAATATCCCTGTGATCGGGCTGGCCGGGAGAGTGCCGCTGCTGAAGGAACCTGTGATGGAACCTTATTTCGATGCCATCCTTCCCATTGGTAATGAACCGGCTGAACTGGAACAGGCATTTCGCAACACAAAGCTGAACCTGGTGCGTACAGCCAATCAACTGGGAAATCTGCTGGCCTGCAAAACGGAAAAAGTAAAAACCTGTAAATTACAGTCAAACAGCTTGCATGGCAGTATTGACCATTTCCGAATCCATTCAGCAAATGCGTGCCTGGTTCAACAGTGGAGCCACAAGATCCTATGA